A segment of the Populus alba chromosome 9, ASM523922v2, whole genome shotgun sequence genome:
TTTTCCAGAAAAGCAACATTTCCCCTTTGACATGGAAGATCCGAGCACGCATTATAGCTGAAATCTCAAGTACCCTTTGCTTCTTGCACTCTTCCAAACCTGAAAAGATTGTCCATGGTGATCTTAAACCACAAAACATCCTCCTGAATTCTGAACTTAGCTGCAAGATATGTGGGTTTGGAATTTGCAGGCTGGTAACTGAGGACAGTCTTTATTGCCCAAGTATTCATAGGAGCAATGAGCCAAAAGGTTCCTTTCCGTATACAGATCCGGAGTTCCAAAGAATTGGAGTTTTGACACCGAAGTCTGACATCTATGCCTTTGGAGTGATCATTCTGCAGCTACTCACTGGGAAGCCACCTGTTGGATTACTAGGTAAGGTGCGTAGAACACTCTCATGTGGGAAATTAGCCTCAATTCTGGATCCATCAGCTGGAGAATGGCCGATGTTTGTGGCAAGGCAACTGGTGGATTTGAGCCTGCAGTTCTGTGAATTACGCAGCAGGGATAGACCAGACTTAACTCCTACACTGGTGAGGGAATTGGAACAGTTGCATGTTTCAGAGGAGAGACCGGTTCCATCTATCTTCTTGTGCCCAATTCTCCAGGTAAAGATAGCACACGTGTACAATGAAATTGAGAGTAACATGATTGTAAATTTGTACACTACAGACACGCCCTTTCTCCCTCTTCCCCACACCTCTTTCCTgcaattatttcattttctagGTATGCATATGCATAGGCTTGGCTTTATCAGTACTTACAGGCTCAATGTCATATTGAAGTTGAAAAGGCATTCCTCCAAAGTGCAATTTTTGCCACATGCTGATTACCCTAGAGCAGAGGTGTCATATTTTGCTCAAGCTGGCTTACATATCAAATGGTTTTCTTTCAGGAAATAATGCACGACCCTCAGGTGGCAGCTGATGGGTTCACGTATGAAGGAGAAGCCTTGCGTGAATGGCTGGCAAATGGCCGTGAAACATCACCAATGACCAATTTGAGATTAAGCCACTTGCTTCTTACTCCCAACCATGCTTTGCGTCTTGCAATACAAGACTGGCTTTGCCAAACTTAAAATCCCATGCATTCAGTTACATGGCGTGTTCATCATGTTTGTATAGATTGCATTTTAGGCTATCCTTGCTTCACCGTGTATATAATGGAAATCACTGCATGTAAAATAGCGGGTAGTATTTCAAACGCTGCGATAAAATTCCGCTGTGTTTGATTATTTGTACAGAATTGGTTCCGGCCAAGTGAATTAAACCTGAAAACCATTGTTATGCAAGCTGGGTGTGTATAGATGTCTAAGAAATTTGAAGCTTCTGACTAGAAATGGCAAACTTTGATGCAATCATATTAAGCCATGGAGCTAGGAGTCTGTACGGGAACTATTTCATTTCTCTTGATCAAAAGCAAAGGCAGTTGATAACAATTTCAAAAAGTGCTAAACAAACCCGTCTTATCTCATTATACATTAACATAGCAGAAATTCAATGCACGCCTGATTCTTCTGAGGGGCATATAATTATCAAACCCGCAACGAGtatgataagaaaaaacctTGGCCACTGACTAATTGTACAAAGAAATTCGCAGACGTGTTGTTGACTAGATTGAAATCCTAACATCCTTGCAATATCCCATCTCTAGCTGAAAGGAGGGAAGCAGAAGTTTGGTTCTCAGCATCACTAAAGGGATGATCTTCCTCTATGATCTTTGGTTCATCTCTCCGACCAGCCAAAAGTGGAGCAGCCTCCCTTGTGTCGTTCCATAGATGTACTTCCTTTTTAGGAGCCAAGTTTTCTTTGAGATTTGTTCCAGGTTTCTCGAGCACCTGCCAATTGTTGACACTATCCCAAGAATCCAGATTCACCCTTTTCTGGCCAGACTCATAATTTGCGTCATTTCGGCTCTTTTGAAATGTTTGGATCGAATTTTCTTCTTTCGGGGACAAGAATTTATTTTCCCAGGAATCATTCTGAGAATTACTTCTTGCAAATGTTCCATTAGAAGATTCCTGTAGAATGCCTCGCGCTGATGAAGAACTGTGGCAGAAGCTACCAAATCCCTGAATCCCTCTAGTAACCTTTCTAGCTCgctctctttcttctttgagAAGAGGTTCTTTTTCAAGCAGGTTCAAGATTCTCTCTGATTTCTTTCTAACAGCGAGACCCCAGTTGAATCTGCacgtatttttcattttttgtgacGACAAGGCCAAAAATGCTTATAAAGCATCTATATACATCCAAAGATCATCAGAATAACAGAAATATATATGAAGACAAGTATAAAAAGAATCACAGACCCTTTCACATCTATACACTGAAAGCTTTCCATCTCCCTAATAACATCTTTGTCAATCTGAAACTCCCCTGCCACACTCTCTGGTCCATGAGTCAACAAGTGTTCAAGTATAATAAGGGAATTGTAAGAGGGCCTCCAGTTCTTTCTTTCAAATCTCAAGAATCTGATTTGGCCGAAAGATTCAAACATAAAATGTAGGTATCAAGATCATGCAATTCATGAGAAAAGGAAtgattttaaagagaaaaagacCATGGAACCAGAAATGAAAACCTCTTGTGTAGGATCTCCACAATTCTCCAATAATCATCAACTTCAAAAGCAGCCCTTGAAATGGATCCAAGGGTAGGACTGTCTGGAGCCCATGAATTCCCATTCGTAGCTTCTTCAGTCAACCTTCCAAATATTATACAAGCATCATCAAGAAAACACACATAACCCATATCAAAAAGACATAATAATACACCCAATATCATGTCAAATACTAGTTGAAATGAATCACTACTGGTGTTTAAAAGCTTAACCCATAAATAACAAATGCCTTACAGTTCTGCTGGTGTGACATCAGTGAGAGCTAATCTAGCACTCTTGATCTTTTccttgaagaagaaagaggtTTGCTTCTTAAGTTCATGGAATGACAGCGTCCCTATATTGTTGTTGCCATTGCTTTTGCTTAAGATAGACATGATTCAGGATTCAGAATCAGCCGAGAAAAGGAAAATCCTAAGAGTTATTTTTACATCAGGGCTACCCTAACCAATAAGAACTTAAATTCTTAGAGTggacaaattcaaaataatatttaattcaagGGACGGAAATTATGTTAATAGCGATTATTTCAAGGTAAAGTAAAATAGTGAAAAGGATgtctaggtttttttatatgaataatggATGTCATGCCAACATGTCCACAGTAAACATTATGGACGGAGGGTTCCCAGTTTGAATTTCAACTTTGTGTCTGTATCAAAATGTTTTTGTCCTCTTCTCCATCTTCCTGCAGAAATTATGTCCCTGGAAGGAGCGGGGTGATTTTGACAGTTTGGAGGtttgttttgaataaattaCCAGTCCCTCTAATtgtacaaaattaattaattggtaTTCTTGTCTTAAAGATAATTAATTAGTCTTTTTACAAGTGTTAGTGtgtttttatgaatttcttaACAAAATCAGTTATTTGCGTTTAAATTACTCAATGCtccctttaaaataaataaaagtaatcgTATCACCAAACAAAACCAGcaatttgttttatatcatcatcttctctcttaacaaaaaaaaaatcattttaaggtgatttttttttatttattattattaatatagatgtccGAGCCAGTTTGCgtacacctcgactaatcccacggacTCTAAAGTTAATGACTATGTTAGCCTCTGATGGTTATCATATTAGCAATTATATGGCTCAAACCTAAAAtcacatagaaaacaaatccttTAGTTTCAATTTCGTATCACTGGCTCACCTACTAGATTATTAATTTgcttatttttaaacttaaactTAGATaccaaaatctaaaaaaaaatcattattcttttaaatatactAGGGTAAtgtaagaaaatttgattttgttatataaCAACTCGATATATTTTTCATGCCAATTCTTTCATTCCGAATCTAATCCTGTGTAACTCTTGAATGCATGCATTCCCCTTTtagattttgtgtttgattttgttatatACATAGAGAATGAGAGATCATAACGAAAGATTTGTAGTTCTTCCCTTCTCCATCGGCTGTGCATCTCCACCGGCGACACCACCACAACAAAAGCAGCTTCAAAAGTTAACGGAAATGACTTTGATGAAGGAAATAAAGTAAAACTGCATGGCAATAGATTGTTTGGAAATGGGCAGTATGAGGAGGCGTTTGCTTGAAATTGGTATTTTCTTGTAATTGCAATTTTGGTGGAAGgctgaatttaattaatatcagaacaataattttaattaaataagacGTTTCTAATCCGTTACATTGTAAAATGTGTTATTTTACTAAATACTTTTACTGTTGTGTTAATGTTGTGTTAATtagtatattttcttttatttctaagcTAATTGCCCAATTTATCCAATAACTCCTCAATCACAAAGCATGTTTCCAGACAAAATTTGCATGTATTACAGATCAATCAAACATCAATGTTTAACATTAACATTgatagtaaaatataattttttttacattaatattatatttttaccacATCTAACTAAATGGTAtgtacaataaataaatagaaagctAAATTCCCTTTGATCAAAACTTTTCATCGGATCCATTTGCATTATTATTCATTCgaacaatataataatttctttatctccacaatcaaaaaatttaacacTAGCTTTAAAgggtattaaaatatttttacaaagcTCATTAATCATTACCATACTGACAAAGAACAAATAcgtattttctcattttcattACATGCACAATGACAGAACTAAactatcattaaaataaaaaaaaaaaattaaaactagcaTGAagggatatttttgtatttccatAATGgttttgatcaaatataaaaaatgattaaaaattaaaaagcatgatgaaataactaaaataaccttaaatgaaaaaaaaaattaaaacttcagTGTATGGGTTTGTCCTTTCACAATGGTCTTTTCATTATTATAAAGTCAACTTTGAGGAAATTCggtatttgatcaaatatataaaaataaacaaaaaagtggAGCGCGTGTAGAAGGTGCCAACACCTTTTGGGCGATATATATGGCACACTCCCTAGCATGTCAAAGGCACCACGCCTTTCGGACAATAATTGCAACTCCTCCCAGCATtcataaatacttttttattgtgTCATTGAGAACGACACCACGTCCTCTTTCTGGTGAAGCCACGTGTGTCAGTGGTGGTGGTCTGTTTTGTTgttggtgggtttttttttttttttttttctctccccctGAATATCATAGCTTAACCTTTTTTGTTATtggtatttcaattttaatatttattcttttgatttctattttttgttatttttctttttatagaacttttatttgttttaatttcatctttccatccaaatttgctatatattattttttctcatttgatcctcattcttttgattattttttaagtcttttgttgaattgatttttcttttcaacctcaccttcaatcaaaattttgtttttatttcgaacctcattcttttgatttttttggtccttttgtttaatatttttttttaattttacccttcaaccaaaaataaattttattttatttcaaatttgatccctattatttcaatttttattttttgttttgttccttTTGTGTAATTGATATTCTTTTTCCAAGtgaatccttcaacatttaattagtTAAGAATTAAACTTCGTGGTTTTTTTAGATATGGTGTTTTTGGTATAATGCATCAAGTCAcgggtttaaaaaattaacaagggttggcattatttttttcttattttctttttagctttgtgattttttatgtatttttctaccaggttatcctgatctcatgacTTAAGTCACAAGTTTGATGGTTTAGCTTGAGTTGGCTCATTTCTTATTCCCTAAATTACAGGTTTGTCATGCTAACTCAATTGActcaaaccattttttttttttttttatcttttctcttaTCCAATTTTATCCTTCTGTATTTAATGAGCTGAAAACTAAGTTGCATCATGAGTcctgtttacaaaaataattatttctcaaGTTATCGTTATTGTTATcgttatcactttttttttatttgatccatTTGTTGtcattatatatgttttaatcatttgattaaaataaaaccaacttatttGACTCATTCTGGTCTATGATTCGAggcacaatttttttctttttttaaaaaatgtgtttgcACTAACTAAACTTCATtcttaatacaaaaaaatgtcCAGCGACATAGTGCGGGAACACGActagtttcatcttttaaaacaatttacaaTGTTGAAATgaggcaattaaaaaaatttcattaaaattgttCTAATAATTTGATAATGGAGTTGGTTGAAAGTGTAGTTGTAtgtaagttttatttaaaaaccacaatgtacttttatttattattcttagaCATATGGGGTTGCAAAAAGCACCTTTATTATAGTGATAAAGTTGTGAAAACTTATGGATTGGACTTTTCGCGGGCTATGATCTTTGATTAGTAGAATGATTAGGCTTGACCTAATTGATGAGTTGATGAAATTATTGACTTAGCCAATATCCAGATTGACCGAACTTGTCCTTAGTCTAGAGGGTTAACTGGATGTGTTTCCCAAGTTTTCCTATAAAACAAGTCCTTTGTCAAAACACAGACCCTCCAATGCTAAAGTTAGTAAAATATAAGAGGAAAATAATATACAAGAGAGTAAAGAATGTGGAAGAGTATATTTGTGAATACTGTGTGTTTTTGTTGAATGGTTATTTATGATTCCTGAAATTGTTGTTTGTGGTTTCTCCTTAATGAACTTGAATTGTTTCAATACTTACTTGGTAACCTAAGGCATTGATAGAATTTGGTAACATCACTTACCTCATAGAGCACGTAAAAGTAGTGTTGCAGGTAACTCACAATGAATAAAGTTACAGTATCACATGGAGAGTGGAGAAAAGATGATTATCAGTGGTAGAAAGGTTGGTCTTGTTGGTTACGGTGCCTTGTTGCCTATTGATTAAGAGGTGGGTGTTTGATAGGTGTCTTTGTCGTTTCAAATAGGTAAGAAATGACCATTGACAAGAAAAAGATGTGATtttattatacatattttttttttgatatgttgtGGTAACATTCTAACAtatcaaaaattgaaaattatagaaaacactaaaaagtgtgggtttttttattgtaaatgggCATTGTTCACAAACTCACAAAATATTATGGACTTAATGTTCATTTTTAACTAATTCATTTTagttgttaaaattttattttgagcaaTTTGATCTTAATTGAAGTCCAattgcttttgatttcttaggtaaatataaaattggaagaaaagataataaaataaaaagggcgCCAAACCCGAGTGGCGTGCCAAAGATTTTGTGCAAAATACACTTAAATCCtcaatctttaaaaaacaatttaaaaaattgaagcttTTAGTGGTTGGCTATAGTTAGGGATTAGAGATTTATAGATTTGATTTCATTAGGTTGATTTATTATGTTTCAATGATGTTGGGAGGTTAGGAATTACTTGTGAATATTGTAATGCATGTTACTAAGAATTTACTTATTGTTAGTATATTTTGGAATGATGAAAAGTACGGAAATTTTTGGAATTGTATAAGTTTTAGTGTTTTAAGTAATGTTACTATGCTTAAATTGGATTGGTATGTTGATGAAACTATGTTTAACCATGATTAtgattaaaatgaaatagaatGTTTAGATATAGGGTAAAGTTTATAGGTAAAACAATTGGTTATTTTTACATCATAGTTTGTAGTTTATTGTATTGGGAATTAGGTGATAACAactttaaggataaaataataatcataaataaaatcaaatggtttgtggctttatttatttttattgtatatgcaggtaataaaattttggttagTTTCTTACATAGGAGAGATGCtagtaaatcttttttttttttaagaataagaaTCTTAttacctttttaaatcttttaatttatgtagatgTATAGAAAAAAGTCAATAGCGCATTGTACGAACAAGATCGTTGTTAGTTCTTTTAGTAGCGTTTCTTAAGACCATGAGTCGTTAAGTGCCGACCATGAACATGTACCTGAGGCATAGGCAGCCACTCTCGATGCGGGCTCATCGAGTGTTATGCCGCCATACGAGAGGAGATCTTTTTAGAGCGGGATTCATTTACTAGGAAGTACCTTACTCAATGGAAGCTTATCACTTAATGCaagtttgttttcctttcatgcattactaaaaaataaaaaacaattaataatctttagaaaattaatttcaattaacgaatgtaattttaggtttataaatattgaagttacTTGAACGATAACATCAGcaataaaatcatcaatggaAGTGCCATAGTTTCAATGAAGTCAAGTTTTCAAAAATCTTGAATAGAAACCTGTGATTAATGCATGGttcataaattttaaggttagtattaacttaaaccattttttattatgttaatttagttagtttattaatattaatgaagttattcttttacaaatttgaaatgcaagaaaaactTTACTAGATAAAGTTGACAACGTTGTTGTTAGAAGGGTTTTAGAGAATTATGTTACAACTAGTTAAGATTGAagccaagaaaaatatttttatccaaaagttaaaattttaatttttcatttattaacctAATTCATTTGTATCAtataggttgcgtgatttttggtacgaaaaacagaaaaaaacaaaaaaaaaatatgctaaaaaaaatagcttttagGCTGGAAGGATTTGGCGAATTTGGAATGATTTCAGACCTTTGTACATCTCGAAGGCTGTATAGGCAGAATATATTCAGCACATAACTTTGAGCATTTTATAAGATAGTCACAATCCGGTGTGGGAATCAGAACATGCAGATTTATTGCTCCATTACAACACATACTAGTGGATCCATTCTGTTCATTTTGCATGCAAAACGGATagtaatattctttttttattactttttttttttacaatttatgttttatatggatatgtttaactaaaattttttttctcttgcaaGCTGTGGTTCTTGCACGTGAATCAAGATTGATGgagctttttataaaaatacacgTGCAAAATGATGACTGTTAAAAAAGGGTACAACAACTCGTGGATAGCTAAGCTCAATACTTCATGGCATGTTagatttcaataatttattccctcaagttattatttttttgaatttgcttacttttttttcatgaaatgtaTAACGCCTAGTTGCATGAGAGATACGGAAGCAATCCATCAACCGATCTAAAACTCAATAGAAATCGGGTTACAATATCTCAAACATTACAATAGGGGACTTGCGGACGACCCAAAATATTTCAACTGTTGGATGATTGCAATCGGTTCTGAGCACTTAAACTTTggagtttgatttaattttaaagtagtAAGTTGAAACTTGGATGACCCATCTTGCTGGTGAGACAAAACTACTTAATGCTAAGACGACCAAACCCAAACGATTATTTATGGAGTTGAAATCATAGATGAGTGGTCTATGTACTTCGCCTTATCGCCTCTTGGTCTTGGTGAAGACCAACCCCTATCTTCTCAAAGAATTGTATCTCCAAGTTTTTGGAATGCTCCAAATTCCACCTGAGCGTCTAAATCTGGATCAATACTAGCAAAAACATCTCTAAACAAGGTTCAAGAGCGATGCCAAATGTGTCCAAAGAAGAAGAGCAGGGCAAACGAAGAATGTCCAAAAGTAAACCAACCCTTTGGACTACTACGAAAAACACCATTGGATTTCAAAGTAGCACGATCTAATTCAAAAATTTCACCCAATTATACGTGTCTAGCATATTTTTTCACAATAGCAGGGTCATTATAACCGACTCCATTTAGTTcacaataaatatttgatttttatttgattttaattactttaacCCCTATCTTCTAAAAGAATTGTATTTGAGAActgataaattttaagatttgtaGTGCTTCCGATCCTTCTCGATGGAAGTCTTTCTCGCTGATGCCCTGGCACAATCCCCTTCTAGGTGTGATTCGGCGAATGAAAGAGCTAGTTCTGCAGCTAAGTCTACTCATCACCtgtttgccttttcttttttatccccTTCCTAGCACCTTACCAGCGGGTCAAAGTGCTCCCTTCTTCATTGATCTGGGGGGAAAGGAACGCTCGATTCCTTCCTTCAAAACGCTTTAGAGGAGTAGGACTTGAACCTTCAATGGCTGGACCGACAGCAAAGGAACCTGGTCACTCGCTCTAACCTGAACCTCAGTTCTTCCTTCTTGCCTATCGTGGCCCTTTTACTTTTATAGTCCTATCaagatcatttgatttttattttattttaattactttctACTCgctttattagattttttataaaacatattttactaaaattatttatggtCTTACCGACGGATTAAGTGCATCGGTATATTTCAGagagttagaaaaaaattacaaaaatatcacTGTCACTGTTCAATcaccaataaaattaattgttggtaataaaaaaaaaatcactgataaaattacaaatggtCAATTTTATCAATGAAATATCATATTTACAGGAAATACACTGCCATTATTTAATCCCCAATGGAATTGAACCGACggtaatgataaaaataaactatctatggaattataaatggtcTTTTTTGTTGGTGAAATATAATACTCATCGATAGTAATATTGACAAAATAAAGTGggtaattttttcttgtttaatactattttttcatttgtaaaTCTATAAGTGATTACATTGCCA
Coding sequences within it:
- the LOC118053727 gene encoding epsin-3; its protein translation is MSILSKSNGNNNIGTLSFHELKKQTSFFFKEKIKSARLALTDVTPAELLTEEATNGNSWAPDSPTLGSISRAAFEVDDYWRIVEILHKRFLRFERKNWRPSYNSLIILEHLLTHGPESVAGEFQIDKDVIREMESFQCIDVKGFNWGLAVRKKSERILNLLEKEPLLKEERERARKVTRGIQGFGSFCHSSSSARGILQESSNGTFARSNSQNDSWENKFLSPKEENSIQTFQKSRNDANYESGQKRVNLDSWDSVNNWQVLEKPGTNLKENLAPKKEVHLWNDTREAAPLLAGRRDEPKIIEEDHPFSDAENQTSASLLSARDGILQGC